The region ATCCGAGACCTCTTGGTGGATGCGCTTCTGCAAAGGCCTGGCCGTCGACAAGGCCAGTAAGATGGCTGAAGACTCCACTTGTCAGTGCTCTATCACTGTAACCACCTTCCAGTACCGATATGACACGACCTTCTACTGACGTGCCCTCTTCCTCAGCCAAGCGGACAACGTCCTGTGTGAAGCGGGCATAGAACTCAGTGGGTACGTTGACGGAATGGCGCTGCATTCCCGCCGTCTCCCATTCGCTGGCATCGAAACCGGTGGACAGAAAGATGACAGCCTTGGGGTCGGGATGGTTGGGAGTATTACGTAGACGCTGAGTGTGGTGCTTCAAATACTGGCGTGTCTTTTCAAGTAAGACCATGTATTTATCTTCGTAGATTGCCCAGAACTGCTGTGGAGTCTCCCAAGACTGCAAATGTATGTTCCAGATGGACTGACCGTGAGCGTTGTCGATGCACAGACTAGCCGCCTGGACCTTGTCGTCATCGCCATCCTCACAGGGATAGGAATTGATGTCATGTAAGCTAAAGTAGCCAATCGAAGTCTTCTTCCAGTTTGGCGTGTTCTTGGGCATATTCTGGACTTTCTTGTTACGCGCCCATGTTATGGCCTGCGAGCCGTCTCCGTGGTGTAGATCAATATCGATGATAGCTGCATGTGTGACGTTGTACTCCATAATAGCGTGTTCAATACCGACGTGGACGTTGTTCAGCCAGCAAAACCCAGAAGGAAAGTCATTAGAGCAATGATGTCCAGGCGGGCGGACGCAGACAAAGGCCCTCGAGGGACCACCTCCCATGCTCGTACCTTGAAAGACAGCGTCAACTGCATCCAATACGCCGCCAAGAGCACCTTGGAATGCATTGAGCGATTCGGCGCAGAGGTAGAGATCGCCAGAGTGCAACTCTTGCTGCTTTGATGCCCGACCCGACCCAGCAGACGTATCCCTTGCCAATTCTTTGCCTGTTGTCGCCAGCTTCCGCTCCGCATTGTCGCACAAAGACTTCAACTCGTTCATCCACTTTGTCCCGTGTACGTTGGTAACGACTGGCGAGGTGATGTCGACGACGCGCGAGGTCTTGCGAATCTTGAATGGTATGCGCGCCGGGGGGCTGTGGGTTGGGTGTGGTGGATGGTTTCCCTCGGCGTGTCGCTCTCCTAGACGTACATAGGCGGTTGAAATACCCAAGACACTGGCCAGTATTCTCTCTGGTCGCTCCATGATTAGGCTCAGATGACCCTTGGGTGTCTTTGGCCTGGAATAGCGGTGACCATAGCATTGGTCATGTACAATGACCAAAGTCCCAGCGTTGACTGCGCCTGCCATGCCCTCATGCCGCGCAAGCTCTTTCTTAAAGTATTCCTCGGCCACATCGCATGCACGTAGTGGGGGCTTCTCTGCTGGGTGCGCAGGTCCCAATGGGCTCTTTGGTATGGGTGATTGCATGCTAGGATTGAATGATGCTCGTCTGGAGCTCAAACCTCGCGGCGTGCCAGGTCGATTCATATCACCACGaagggaagaagttgaggtTTTCCGTACCAGGGCAGACGTTGACGAGCGGAAACTGGCCACGCTCGGGCTGCGTTGAACACTATTCTCCCCAGCAAAGTTGGGTGTCGAGGGTGTACGGCGCAGAGTCGAATTTACTGCTGGGGACTTTGGCAGTGGCGTGTTGGAAGGCATATGTAGTGAGAGGCGCTTCAGCGGGTGTGATAGGAGGTTCGCGTCATTGTTTACTGACTGTCGCGCCCCTCGTGGGGTGCCAGGCCTCGCACTCGCGGGGCTCGACCGTTGCTGATTCGACATCTTGGCCCTCTCTGCCCGCGTTGGAACGATGCCTGGCTCGCACTTACGAAGACAGTCTTGGGGGGTGAAAGGAACGTGGCGCTATGACGGAGCTCCCTTGCGTCTTCGTCTGGGCAACCATGCACCAGGGTTCAGCACTAAGCGACATGCCAGCATTAACATCTCATAAGGCTGAATGACCCACTCCTCCTGGCTCAGGCCCGCGGTAGTTTCCCTGGCTAGTCATCATAAGTTTGACATTGAGATCTTGGTATGCGCGTCGCTGTCATCAACTTATTTGTGCTCAAAAAAATCTTTCAACTATTAACACAGAAATGTATCCTTATACTATTCACACATCTACAAGCCCTACTTAAAGTAACAAATCCTGATTCCCGTCCGTCACGCCAGGACTCAAAACCATGTGCTGTGGTTCGTTCTGGTTGACAACCCATCCACCTCCACCAGCGGGGTCTGCTGAAATCGGGCTACCGCCAAACGTGCTCTGTCGCCCTACGCTGGCAAAGTACATGTCTGCGTCAGTGACTGCATTTGCCATACCGCCATTCGTGGGGCTCAGAGAACCATTGCTATTGCCGTTGGTCGGAATGTCAAGCCTTGATCGCTCTGCAACAGAGCGGTCCCGAGCCTGCTGTGCTGCCTTGACGGTAGGAAGTTCGTCCTTTTGCAAAGCTGGCGAGTCTTGTAACTTCCTCGGGCGTGCGCTGCGGAAGACTTGGTTGACAGGCTTGAGATAGACGGTTGCTAGTGTGCCTACATTCAAACACATCTCCTCGAGCGTGCCAGGGTCGAGCTTCTCAGACTCTTCGGCTGTAATTGGGGGTTTCTCGCCCATGACCACCTTTTTCGCTTCGTCTGGGGCAGAAGAGAGAAGACGCCAGTACATGTAGCCGCGATCTCGCAAATCTGGGTTATCTGTCTCTTCTGTGGCCCACTTCAGGACCTTGGGTACAAGTGCCGAGCCACGAGTTGGTCGTTGTATAAACAGCTTCACTGTCGCTGTGAGAAGCGCGAGTTGCACTTCATGCGTCTCCTCCTGGAACGTATCTAAGAAGTCTTCAAGAAGAACATCCGAGTCTTCTATTCGATCCGCGTATTGGCCGATGACCCAGATCATGGCAGCCTTGGCTTCGGGCTCGTCTAGCGAGTCAAGGTTCTCGCACAGAGTCGAGATGATGGACTCATACTGGTTAGGATACTTGCGGAAGATGTTACGAATGACAACCGTCGCCTCCTGCACGATGTATGAGACCTTTGTGCTGACGAGAGAGAGAAGGGTACTGATGCAGAGCTGTGCTGCCGGAGCGATCTTGATAGCCAGCTTGCCGATGGCTCGCACTGACTTGCGTACAAAGTCGACATCGATTTCTGTAGCATACCTGGTCCCTGTTAGTAAGCCGGAGTTTCGGTGGATTGCAGTACATACTCGGCAAGTTCCGTCAGCACTTCCTTGATGTTCCGCTCAGTCGCCAGCATGAAGATGAGCTCAAGCTTGGTAACCTTGACGTATATAGGATCGTTGTATTTACAGAAGAAGACGCGGATGTCATTGCGCAGAACCTCTGGCCGCCGTTGCAGAATCAGAAGGGCGTTGCGAAGTGCTAGATATTGAATCTCGGGTCCTTTTGAAAGGAGTGTGACAAGCGGTGGTGAGAGCTTGTTGCATAAAGAGGTGACGACCTTTTGGTCGCGGATATAGTTCATTAAGTAAAGGATAACGCGGATGCAGGTAAGAACAACGGCAGAATTCGAATGCGAAAGACGTGGTGATATGCGCTCGGCGAGCAGTGCAGCCTCTGAGGTGTCCTGGGGAACATAGTTCATCATGGCCTCTAGGATGTACGTCTGGCCCCATTCAGAGCAATCTGGCAAGATGGAGACGATTTTGGATGCGCTTGCATAGTCGATTGTGAGCTTGATGTTCTCACCTCTCTCCCATATATCCATGAGACCTGCCAGTGCGCTCGACACAACTGTGGGGTTTTCGTCTCGCAACATGCCATTCAGCTTGTCGATGAGACCTGAGCCTTCCACCAGGTGCCTGTCGTGGTCGTAGAGTTTTGCCACGCAAAAGGCCGCTGTCTTCCGCACATATGGATCAGAGTCTTTTAAAAGGTTCTTGAGGTGTGGTACTGTCGCTTCGACGAATTCTCGGACGTGAACGTAGGACATGGTCCGTAGAGCGAGCGCTCTCACTAGGGGGTTGTTGTCGTTCATGTCTTCCTGTATTATGGGTAGTGCTTTGAGCGCAATGTCGGGTTTTATCCTGGCATAGTTGACCAGATACAGGAAGCACCTGCCGCCGTCAGCCTGATTCATACCTCACTACTGTCGCGTCACCCACATCTTCTTGATCTCCAGGCTGGGTATGTGCATACAGCCCACGATATCCGGGAATAGCGCTACCATGTCATTGTTGCTCATGGTCATGTTGGCGACAATCTTCTTGAGGGCTGTCTTCTTTGCTGAAAAGTTCTTGTCCTTCTTGCCGCCGCTGTTCAGCTCCAGACGAAGTTCCGCGACTTTGCCCTGGTGAGTGCGGAGGTTTGGTAAGCGCGTGTGCTCGAATGTGTAGGGTAGAAACATCATGATGGTATAGGGTGTGCATAGCAAGGAAAAGGGCGTCTCTGAAGCCACGCGCGAGGCAGAATGGGGTACAGGAGATGATGCGATATGTACAAGAAAGGAAGTAGGTGTAGTACGAGGAATGGACGTACCCTCGCAAAGAGCTTCGCATCTTGGCCGCCCTGGCTCATGGTGGGCTAATGATGTCGCGTACAAGCTGGGCTGTGTGCACGCTGCATGTGCCTGCCGTAGCACAATCAAGATAACCTCCCTCACAAGCTAGCGCCCCTCCCTTGCCGTTGCCGTTTGGAAGCCGCGTGCGGGGTGGAATTGGCTGATTCGCTCGTCGGTCCGTCTTATATCGCGTCGCGCATGTCGGAAGGAAGGAGGAGTGTATCCTGGTCGTAGAGGATTGACTTGATTGGTAATGTTGGGTGAAAGCAACTTTTGGGGAGTCTGACGGCGGTCAACACGGAGGAGGGGACGTGCGCCAGCCAAGGCCGCGAATGTGGGTCTCTCTGATGCTCCGCGAACGACGACCCCGAATATCGCAAACCTCACGACAACCATCCCAATTGCTTATCCGGGTGTAGCGATCGCAATCATGTCCACTGCTCCACCCCCACCACCCCAGTGGGTCATCGACCTCAACTCTACGCCCGCCTCGAAACCCAAGAGCGCTACCCTCCCAGACCCTCCAGGCTACACAGCGGCATTGACCAAGAAGGAGCGATCGCAAGCATCAAAGACCCAGAGAGTGCCGCCAACCCCGGAAGAGATGGATACTctcaagatgaagaaagcTTGGGAAGTCGCTATCGCCCCAGCAAAGCAGCTGCCCATGAACGCCTTCGGTGCGTCCCCGCCTCCAGACAGGAAGTCGCGACCCAGCCCATGACTAATTGAAATATAGGCATGTACATGACTGGCAACACACTTCAGATCTTCTCCGTCTTCATGGTCTTCACCCTCTTCAAGACACCCGTCCTCGCTGTACTAGGCCTTCAACGCACATTCGCTCCTTATGAGACACCTGGTACCTCAGGCCGAATGATTGGTGTCAAGCTTGTCTACATTGCATGCAATCTACTCATGCTGGCACTGGGTATCTGGAAGGTCAATGCAATGGGACTACTGCCGACAACGAGATCAGATTGGCTGGCATGGGAGAGTGAGAGAGATTGGTCAGAAAGAGCAGTGCCAAAAGAGTGGTTGTGAATGTTTCATTGGAGATGGAGGTCTGTAATCATTACATACAGGAAAATGCCTCTAGCAATGCCCCATTCGCTTGAAATCGACTTTTTCCAAATCCTGATGCACCCACGGTCCCCATGTAGATCAAGCCAGACTATTTCCGTTCCCCCTTAATCAGTTCCAGTCTGTTTCCATCTCCCTGGTGCTTTTGCCTACCGCACCGCATACTCGCCTAATAGTAGCCCAAGAAACGGCTGCCCTCGCGATCCTCGTAATTGAAATTCTCGTTGCCAGTGAGCGAATTAGCCGTGTACGTATCGCACTGACTCAGGCGATCGTTGATGACCTTGTAGGGCATGCCCCTGATACCAGCTAGGTAGCCCCAGTCAACATCCACCTCATCATCTTCCATAAAAGCCGGGTAGTTCTGGAAGAACCTGTCCAAGCCATGCTCATGAATGTACTCCACAAGAACAGGATTGTCCAGGACATACTCATGAATGCCCTCGGCAGACGCCTCTCCCATCGGCACGACCTGGTATCCCCGAACCTCAGCCTCAGGAGATTCTCGAACGTCGTTAATGGGTGCAGCCGGGTGGCTCCAGAAAGCTGGGTCGAGCTCCCGCATGTCCTCCATGGCGGAGGTGATGCCATTTCCAGGAACAGCGACTTCCTCAGCTTCCCCAGCTCCTGCGTACGCCATGGGCACAGTCGGATAGTCATACTCAGCGACAGCCTCGGCGGGAAAGTATGACGCCTGCGGTTCGGTCCAGCGGTTGAAGACGGTGGCAATCGTCTCTCTCAAGTCCTCCATCAGCTCGTCTATCGCAGAGTTGATGTCAAAGTCATAATTAGAGACACCCTGAACACCCTCGGTAAGCACGATTGAAATTTTCAATCTAGTGACAGCCTCGGCGGGGAAGTATAACGGTCGAGGTCGGGCCAAGTGGTTGGCGTTGGTGGTGGCCGACTCCGCTATCTCCAGCTCCTCGTCCAAGTCTGCGCGTTGATCGTGCACCGATGATGTAGACTCCATGTCGCTGGGTAGGCTATCAAGCCAAGCACCGATGACGAGGTTGAGTGTGAATTCTTTCTTCTTGTTAGTAAAATTGATGACTATGATTCGATTGGTCTGCATACCGGCGTTACCTGCTACATCCATGACGGTTGGAGGAAGGTGCGAGATCGAACTCATGGCGATAAATTGGGCAGAGTTGAATCTGTGCTTCAGTTAGTAGTGAAGTAACAGTGATGGTTGAGTTCAAGATGATGAAGAACCGACAGTGTAGAGAAAGGTTTATGTTGAGGTTCAAATCGTTGTAGCCGTGGGCTGGTAGAGAGGAGAGAGAATGAGTGATGGCGTCAAAGGACAGTTGAGGTGCAGCCTTCAATTCTGTAGTTCGGGTGTCAAGGCGGCCCAATTGAAGAATTGAGGGAAGGTTGAAGCTGAGGTAGCAGTGAGTTGGCAGGGAAGAGAAGGTTAGGCTGTGGTCAAAGTCAAGATTCAGATTGACATAGTAGTGAACTAACAAAGAAGAGAGTAGAGTAGTGGTGGAGTCAAAATTTGGTGGAAGTGCAGCCTTATGATCTGCGCTGTCGGTGTCGAAGCGGTCGGTGGCAGAGCCTGACCCCGTGGGTCTAGGCCAGAGAGCGTTTGTATTGCGGGCGGGATTTCGTCAGCTGCGGTCGTATCAGGGGCACCTGGGCTGCGTCTGCAAAGTTTTGCGGGGCAATACCGCCTTTTACAAACGTCTTTTGCGATAGAATGTGAGTCTTGGCCACACTGCTTTGCGTTTGTACTGCCAAAAGAAGGATGTTTCGCCGTATTAGGCAATCGATGCTTTGGCGGGTGCTGCTGCAGCTGGCGGAGGATGACAGATCAGAATATCGAGTGTTTGCGAATACTGTAAATGTTAAGGGTGTGCTTGGCGGCGCGGACGATGCGAGGTGTGTGGAGATGGctaagtgacttggtgggCATGCGCTAGCATCTCTGAATAGCAGCTCTAGAGCCGATGTCCATACCAACGTAAAATGTAAGGTGTCAATGGATACCGCTACTTAGGAAGACCGTAATTGACGTGTGAAGCTCCAAAATGGGGTTGAGCCACTATAGCACGGGTCTACTATTTGAATCAACCGAAATCCGTAAATTTTATAGCTATGGAACTACATGTATGCTTTCATACAGTGCACAGAACAGCCATAGTACTCATAGAATATCAAAACTACCAGAAAATACCAAATAATATAGTCGTTGAACTACACATAGGCGGTATCAGGCAGACAACTTACCTTTGCCAAATCTATGGCATGCTGAACAGCCTCCAAATCTCTGGCTATACTATGGAATCTCAGGATGAAGGCCAATTGAATCTCTCATTCTATCAGAGCTACCATCCGCAAGTGAGAGAGGCCTACCCCGCTAGATAGAGCAGACTTATAAGGCATAAGTTCTCTTCTCTTGGCTTTTAGTAACAAAACCTCTTTATTGCTACGTAGATAGCACAACACGACTTATATCCATTCTACCACCGCAACTACCACCACTATGTCTAGCGATCCCCCAGCCGCAGTACGCGCACACCTTGCTCTCTTACTATCCGCCATCCAAGAGCCTACCACGGAAAAAATACTACTTCAACAACAGCCCTCCCCATCTCCTATCCGCGGTATTGCACTCGAGCAGTTCCTTCTTCGACACCCACCCACCGGAATCCCCGCTACCATTATCTACGCTATTCTCTTCAAGGTCATGAACGCGCTGACGACTCTCCACAAGCACCACGTTGTGCACGGCAATGTCTGCGCTGAGAAAATCATCCTTGAAATGCCGGCCGTAGCCTCTCTATTCGATCAACGCGCGACCCACATGACCGTCCACCTCCTTCTCTCCCGCTTCTCTACAGTCACACCCGCCCCCGTCACAAACACACAGTCAGAGGACGATGTGAAGGGAGTACTCCATACAATCACCAATCTCGCCATAGAGAATGAGTATGTCGTCGAGAAGAAGAACAACAGGATTGACCACCACATGCCCCCCGTCTCTGCCAAACCGTCCGCGCTTCTTGCGGAGTTGGTCTGGGACTTGGAAAATATGAAAATACACCCAACTGGTCTCGAAAGCCTTAGGCAAAAGTGGTGGAAGCCTATGGCGCTGGTATTAATGGCGCCCAACGTTCAGGCTACACAGGAAGAGGTTGAAGAGATGCGCTCCAAGGCACCTGATGCGTTTACAGAGCTGCTTCCCGAATGGTGCATCGTTTTATGTGTGGTGTGTGAGGGGCCGAGACATCATGAGAGGTTTGGGAGCGCTATCTAGGGTTATCTGCGTCGGTTGGTTGATAGGTTGACTTGAGACCATGGCGGCGGGAGAGAACAATTGGACCTGTAAAGTATTATCCGGAGAAGGCGAATAAGAGGTCCTATACTCTGACTGTTCGTGTTACGTCAAAGAGACCGATCTTTTGCTTGTCTGACATGCCATCTTTCAGAAGCCCTGTCACTTCCTCGCTTTGTCTTCCGCGTTGGTTGCTGATGACTGTGGTGTTCCCCTTCTTAAACTCACACGTTCGTCCTGTTGTACCGGATACCCACAGTTTGACGTTACTAAACTGATGTTGGGCTCCAAGCAAATTCGTTCCGTATGCCGACGCCCAAGGCGCATCCACCTGCCATGGATCGAGGCACTCGCGAATTTCCGGTGAAAAGGCAGTGACGACAACAATCTGACGTCCTTCCTTCATCGCAGTCGACACGGCCAAAGTACCTGCCGCCATGGGGTTCCTGACTTCATCGACAAGCCATAAGAGATCTCGCATGTGTTTCTCGTTGTGCTTATTGACATCCCATTCCTGTATCCCGGTTTCCTCGTCAAACTCTGGTATCTTCTTGACCACTGTGGGGATATCTGAATCAGGGATCTTACTCCACAGTGTGCATCCCAGCAGTGTTACATTTGTACCGGGCACATCTGTTCTTGATTCATACAGCACTTCCAATCTTCCCTTTGTTCCTGGGTCTTTCTCCATCCTTTGTGCCAACTGTAATCCTTCTATCCATGTTATGCCGTGAAACTCTAGTGCACCGAGCACAAGATACACCTTTTCGTGGAGATTACAACGCCGGATGAGGAAAGAGAGGTATTCATCGTAATCTGCCAGTCGTCCAATGTTTCCGGCCAGTATGAGAAATGGCGCTACCACAGGGATGTGGAAGGAAAGGTATTGTGATTCGTGGTCGAGATGGAGGTCTGACAGGACTTGAAAGGCCGTTTTCGGGCCGGAGAATAGGCTAGACAGACGGCGGAATTTAGATGGCGACATTGTCGGAGTGTGATCGGTTTGTTGTTTCCAGAAAGTTTATTTTGCGCTGACTTTGCGATGTCGCGCTTGAAAGCGGGGTGGTTGATGGCGTAATGCGTGCTGGGTATAGCTGAGATAAAGGTTCAGACCAGGGTATCAAGAATGCAAGACAGCAAGAGACAAAACAATCAGTATGAGCATTGAAGAAAATCAAAACTGCAGGTAGGGAGAGATAACAGTCATATTATGGACGTCAGCGCGCTCCGCTGAGGCTGAAGGAACCATAACTATTCCAAAACTATTCCATGCACTGCGGAATCACCATCAGCCGCAGCGTTTTCGTTGCATCACCCTTGACGCCATTGCTGGATCTCACCGCATCAATCATGTGCGCGATTACGACATTAGAAATTGCGTGTCGCTGCAAGTAGGCGTAAGCTTTTGCGCGGCGGTGCTTGTGAAGGAGCTGGGGGATGGTGGTGGCTGTGGTGTAGTTGCGGTGGACAGAATTAGACGCTGGCTAAACTGCTTTCGGGCGGTGGGTATTCTCTGCCCCACCTTCATCATTCCTCCCCAGGGTAGGCGCTACCGCTTCGGCATCAACGACATATACTTCACCGCCAGTATCGTCAGTTGTAGCTATGCTGTTTTGAGGAAATGATTCCTCTTATTCCTGCACTCGCTGCGCAATCCAGAACAGCAGAGTCAAAGTTAAGCGTACCCTCTTCAGCACTTAGCCTGTACGTCCGTCCTTTGACCGTCCTAAGGACAACCTACACGATAACCCTCTTGTCGCTTACTTGATTCCCGGTACTTTCAGCCTGTACATGCGAGTGCCAAATAAATAGGAAATTATAGGATTACCGCCTTAATAAGAAAACTCAATCTGTGCGAACATCCTGTGCTGTCGTGACGAGGAATCATGAGAGCAGTATGACCATCAGGTGAGCATGACACTATTTGAGGCACAACGAAATAGATTGAGACATCTTCAGACAGCTGATTCAATATTTTGCCTCCGAAGATGCCGATACACCGATGCCATGCGGGAGCCTGAGCTGACTGTACCTGACCCTCCCTGGAAGGATCCGCCAAACTGGACCATCGGCTCGGAATCCCATCTTCGCCTGAAGCACTGATATCATGTAATCGTACACCCCGCTCGCAAGTCCAAAGTTACATCATCAAGCAAGCAGGTCGCATGAATGGGAGGGACGACTGAACAAGACACAAATCAGCAGCCAGATCCCACCTAGAGGAAGCCACGAGCAGCTTTAGTGCCATTGGATATACAATGAAGATCTTCAGGGCTGTATAACTTCGAGTGCACACTATGAGGAAGTTGTTGAGTGCTGTATGTTATCCGGCTAAATGTACATATCCTCACAGC is a window of Pyrenophora tritici-repentis strain M4 chromosome 2, whole genome shotgun sequence DNA encoding:
- a CDS encoding Vesicle coat complex, various subunit: MMFLPYTFEHTRLPNLRTHQGKVAELRLELNSGGKKDKNFSAKKTALKKIVANMTMSNNDMVALFPDIVGCMHIPSLEIKKMCFLYLVNYARIKPDIALKALPIIQEDMNDNNPLVRALALRTMSYVHVREFVEATVPHLKNLLKDSDPYVRKTAAFCVAKLYDHDRHLVEGSGLIDKLNGMLRDENPTVVSSALAGLMDIWERGENIKLTIDYASASKIVSILPDCSEWGQTYILEAMMNYVPQDTSEAALLAERISPRLSHSNSAVVLTCIRVILYLMNYIRDQKVVTSLCNKLSPPLVTLLSKGPEIQYLALRNALLILQRRPEVLRNDIRVFFCKYNDPIYVKVTKLELIFMLATERNIKEVLTELAEYATEIDVDFVRKSVRAIGKLAIKIAPAAQLCISTLLSLVSTKVSYIVQEATVVIRNIFRKYPNQYESIISTLCENLDSLDEPEAKAAMIWVIGQYADRIEDSDVLLEDFLDTFQEETHEVQLALLTATVKLFIQRPTRGSALVPKVLKWATEETDNPDLRDRGYMYWRLLSSAPDEAKKVVMGEKPPITAEESEKLDPGTLEEMCLNVGTLATVYLKPVNQVFRSARPRKLQDSPALQKDELPTVKAAQQARDRSVAERSRLDIPTNGNSNGSLSPTNGGMANAVTDADMYFASVGRQSTFGGSPISADPAGGGGWVVNQNEPQHMVLSPGVTDGNQDLLL
- a CDS encoding AcuC, Deacetylase, which gives rise to MSNQQRSSPASARPGTPRGARQSVNNDANLLSHPLKRLSLHMPSNTPLPKSPAVNSTLRRTPSTPNFAGENSVQRSPSVASFRSSTSALVRKTSTSSLRGDMNRPGTPRGLSSRRASFNPSMQSPIPKSPLGPAHPAEKPPLRACDVAEEYFKKELARHEGMAGAVNAGTLVIVHDQCYGHRYSRPKTPKGHLSLIMERPERILASVLGISTAYVRLGERHAEGNHPPHPTHSPPARIPFKIRKTSRVVDITSPVVTNVHGTKWMNELKSLCDNAERKLATTGKELARDTSAGSGRASKQQELHSGDLYLCAESLNAFQGALGGVLDAVDAVFQGTSMGGGPSRAFVCVRPPGHHCSNDFPSGFCWLNNVHVGIEHAIMEYNVTHAAIIDIDLHHGDGSQAITWARNKKVQNMPKNTPNWKKTSIGYFSLHDINSYPCEDGDDDKVQAASLCIDNAHGQSIWNIHLQSWETPQQFWAIYEDKYMVLLEKTRQYLKHHTQRLRNTPNHPDPKAVIFLSTGFDASEWETAGMQRHSVNVPTEFYARFTQDVVRLAEEEGTSVEGRVISVLEGGYSDRALTSGVFSHLTGLVDGQAFAEAHPPRGLGFSMQPRQRLSGLSMQSFQDDDEPMESIEEELRPVTYDPNWWHVSRLAELENLVNPPPAYVPKAPRVGPPAHFSSPTQSYVAKVVDPSKLNRNLSAKYASPSRPVTPPPPDVDWATAAHALSSLLIPTDRQTRSHHPEDLMEVKVKKDKPVAPAPPAAHGDGSGRQLRGRKPALSYAERVSEDEKARSSRRQTIADFAPNGDAQALPRSSARRMSIASSVSSIGDGRSVSRAPSVAANRRDVAPSAPTNGVPLKKPRGQTTAAAARAPQRPAISRIPSSQNLKASAPKGKENDGLEALTSGLKRITLKMPTKEEHDAREKEREEKKATEALKKTTTRKAPATRAPAAKPAAKATATTKKGLVC
- a CDS encoding DUF1077 domain containing protein, with product MSTAPPPPPQWVIDLNSTPASKPKSATLPDPPGYTAALTKKERSQASKTQRVPPTPEEMDTLKMKKAWEVAIAPAKQLPMNAFGMYMTGNTLQIFSVFMVFTLFKTPVLAVLGLQRTFAPYETPGTSGRMIGVKLVYIACNLLMLALGIWKVNAMGLLPTTRSDWLAWESERDWSERAVPKEWL